Proteins from a genomic interval of Syngnathus acus chromosome 4, fSynAcu1.2, whole genome shotgun sequence:
- the cpeb2 gene encoding cytoplasmic polyadenylation element-binding protein 2 isoform X2: MQDEPAVVTRTPTPPSTDEEPASRCTVPADYEQRGFRPTWPARDLQFGRERQRRSGEFAPEPAAASSAALDPREDAADAATPPSTSPPPTSVNPLRDLPMDSPVGHYVSNGNDYNMLSGGLGAGFPEMQSTTGSGGSSSPSLPGFGTPWSVQTCGSSPPPPPLPAPPPPPAPPAPACTSGDSSGSGFYTGMRSSSVNPAFYQGFSANPCSGMNVQGFGGPFSPQIRRSPISPQMHNQQGAFLQQRNNYNQHQPMMKQSPWGAHQGNGWSSGGVSWGRDHRKGAGGAGTAGQGGHASSPLKKAFHSNVIAPPKFPRSTTSLGPKSWLEDNVFRADGNSNTLLPLQDRSRLYESLNMHSLESSLIDIMRAEQDPLKGRIGCLNQTADGLLMLNGRSSLFPIDDNLLDDGHGNQGVPGVLGSAGCYPHQNGERIERFSRKVFVGGLPPDIDEDEITSSFRRFGHLVVDWPHKAESKSYFPPKGYAFLLFQEETSVQALIEACMEEDGKLYLCVSSPTIKDKPVQIRPWNLSDSDFVMDGSQPLDPRKTIFVGGVPRPLRAIELAMIMDRLYGGVCYAGIDTDPELKYPKGAGRVAFSNQQSYIAAISARFVQLQHGDIDKRVEVKPYVLDDQLCDECQGARCGGKFAPFFCANVTCLQYYCEFCWANIHSRAGREFHKPLVKEGADRPRQIHFRWN, translated from the exons atgcaggatGAGCCTGCGGTGGTGACACGCACTCCGACGCCGCCGTCCACCGACGAGGAGCCTGCCAGCCGCTGCACGGTGCCAGCGGATTACGAGCAGCGAGGCTTCCGTCCGACGTGGCCTGCCCGTGACCTTCAATTCGGTCGGGAAAGACAGCGGCGATCCGGAGAGTTCGCCCCGGAACCGGCGGCCGCGTCGTCGGCCGCCCTCGACCCGCGCGAGGACGCAGCCGATGCCGCGACGCCACCATCAACATCGCCGCCGCCGACTTCCGTGAATCCGCTCCGCGACCTCCCGATGGACTCCCCCGTGGGCCACTACGTCAGCAACGGCAATGACTACAACATGTTGTCCGGAGGTCTGGGCGCCGGCTTCCCGGAGATGCAGAGCACCACTGGCAGTGGCGGCTCGTCGTCGCCCTCTCTCCCGGGCTTCGGCACGCCTTGGTCGGTGCAGACGTGCGGCTCATCGCCCCCTCCTCCGCCTCTTCCTgctcccccgcctcctcccgcTCCACCTGCGCCCGCCTGCACCTCCGGCGACAGCAGTGGCAGCGGCTTCTACACGGGGATGCGTTCGTCATCCGTCAACCCGGCCTTCTATCAGGGCTTCTCGGCTAATCCGTGCTCCGGAATGAACGTGCAGGGCTTCGGCGGACCCTTCTCGCCGCAGATCCGCCGCTCTCCCATCAGCCCGCAGATGCACAACCAGCAGGGCGCCTTCCTGCAGCAGAGGAACAACTACAACCAACATCAG CCTATGATGAAGCAGTCTCCCTGGGGGGCTCACCAGGGCAACGGCTGGAGCTCGGGTGGTGTGTCCTGGGGGCGCGACCATCGCAAGGGGGCAGGCGGCGCGGGCACGGCAGGCCAGGGCGGCCACGCGTCGTCGCCCCTCAAGAAGGCCTTCCACAGCAACGTCATCGCGCCACCCAAGTTCCCGCGCTCGACCACCTCGCTGGGGCCTAAGTCGTGGCTGGAGGACAACGTGTTTCGCGCCGACGGCAACAGTAACACTTTGTTGCCCCTCCAG GACCGCTCCAGGCTGTACGAGAGCCTCAACATGCATTCGCTGGAGAGCTCCCTGATTGACATCATGCGAGCCGAGCAGGATCCTCTGAAAG GCCGCATTGGATGCCTGAACCAGACTGCCGACGGGCTCCTCATGCTTAACG GGCGCTCTTCTCTTTTCCCCATTGACGACAATTTGCTGGATGACGGCCATGGCAACCAGGGGGTTCCGGGGGTCCTGGGCTCGGCCGGCTGCTACCCGCATCAGAACGGCGAGCGCATCGAGCGCTTTTCACGCAAGGTGTTTGTGGGCGGGTTGCCGCCCGACATAGACGAAG ATGAAATCACCTCCAGCTTCCGCCGCTTTGGTCACCTGGTGGTTGACTGGCCGCACAAAGCTGAGAGCAAGTCCTACTTTCCACCCAAAGGTTACGCCTTCCTGCTGTTCCAGGAGGAGACTTCTGTGCAAGCCCTGATTGAAGCCTGCATGGAGGAGGATGGCAAGCTCTACCTGTGTGTCTCCAGCCCTACCATCAAGGATAAACCT GTGCAAATCCGCCCGTGGAACCTGAGCGACAGCGACTTTGTGATGGACGGATCTCAGCCCCTGGACCCCCGCAAGACCATTTTTGTGGGAGGTGTCCCTCGTCCCCTGAGAGCAA TCGAACTGGCCATGATCATGGACCGCCTCTACGGGGGCGTCTGCTACGCCGGGATCGACACTGACCCGGAGCTTAAGTACCCCAAAGGGGCGGGGCGGGTGGCTTTCTCCAACCAGCAGAGCTACATCGCTGCTATCAgcgccagatttgtgcagctGCAGCATGGCGACATCGACAAGCGG GTGGAGGTGAAGCCGTACGTGCTGGACGACCAGCTGTGCGACGAGTGCCAGGGCGCTCGCTGCGGCGGCAAGTTTGCTCCCTTCTTCTGCGCCAACGTCACCTGCTTGCAGTACTACTGCGAGTTCTGCTGGGCCAACATCCACTCACGCGCCGGCCGTGAGTTCCACAAGCCTCTGGTCAAGGAAGGCGCCGACCGCCCGCGGCAGATCCACTTCCGTTGGAACTAG
- the cpeb2 gene encoding cytoplasmic polyadenylation element-binding protein 2 isoform X1, producing MQDEPAVVTRTPTPPSTDEEPASRCTVPADYEQRGFRPTWPARDLQFGRERQRRSGEFAPEPAAASSAALDPREDAADAATPPSTSPPPTSVNPLRDLPMDSPVGHYVSNGNDYNMLSGGLGAGFPEMQSTTGSGGSSSPSLPGFGTPWSVQTCGSSPPPPPLPAPPPPPAPPAPACTSGDSSGSGFYTGMRSSSVNPAFYQGFSANPCSGMNVQGFGGPFSPQIRRSPISPQMHNQQGAFLQQRNNYNQHQPMMKQSPWGAHQGNGWSSGGVSWGRDHRKGAGGAGTAGQGGHASSPLKKAFHSNVIAPPKFPRSTTSLGPKSWLEDNVFRADGNSNTLLPLQDRSRLYESLNMHSLESSLIDIMRAEQDPLKGRIGCLNQTADGLLMLNARSYGRRRGRSSLFPIDDNLLDDGHGNQGVPGVLGSAGCYPHQNGERIERFSRKVFVGGLPPDIDEDEITSSFRRFGHLVVDWPHKAESKSYFPPKGYAFLLFQEETSVQALIEACMEEDGKLYLCVSSPTIKDKPVQIRPWNLSDSDFVMDGSQPLDPRKTIFVGGVPRPLRAIELAMIMDRLYGGVCYAGIDTDPELKYPKGAGRVAFSNQQSYIAAISARFVQLQHGDIDKRVEVKPYVLDDQLCDECQGARCGGKFAPFFCANVTCLQYYCEFCWANIHSRAGREFHKPLVKEGADRPRQIHFRWN from the exons atgcaggatGAGCCTGCGGTGGTGACACGCACTCCGACGCCGCCGTCCACCGACGAGGAGCCTGCCAGCCGCTGCACGGTGCCAGCGGATTACGAGCAGCGAGGCTTCCGTCCGACGTGGCCTGCCCGTGACCTTCAATTCGGTCGGGAAAGACAGCGGCGATCCGGAGAGTTCGCCCCGGAACCGGCGGCCGCGTCGTCGGCCGCCCTCGACCCGCGCGAGGACGCAGCCGATGCCGCGACGCCACCATCAACATCGCCGCCGCCGACTTCCGTGAATCCGCTCCGCGACCTCCCGATGGACTCCCCCGTGGGCCACTACGTCAGCAACGGCAATGACTACAACATGTTGTCCGGAGGTCTGGGCGCCGGCTTCCCGGAGATGCAGAGCACCACTGGCAGTGGCGGCTCGTCGTCGCCCTCTCTCCCGGGCTTCGGCACGCCTTGGTCGGTGCAGACGTGCGGCTCATCGCCCCCTCCTCCGCCTCTTCCTgctcccccgcctcctcccgcTCCACCTGCGCCCGCCTGCACCTCCGGCGACAGCAGTGGCAGCGGCTTCTACACGGGGATGCGTTCGTCATCCGTCAACCCGGCCTTCTATCAGGGCTTCTCGGCTAATCCGTGCTCCGGAATGAACGTGCAGGGCTTCGGCGGACCCTTCTCGCCGCAGATCCGCCGCTCTCCCATCAGCCCGCAGATGCACAACCAGCAGGGCGCCTTCCTGCAGCAGAGGAACAACTACAACCAACATCAG CCTATGATGAAGCAGTCTCCCTGGGGGGCTCACCAGGGCAACGGCTGGAGCTCGGGTGGTGTGTCCTGGGGGCGCGACCATCGCAAGGGGGCAGGCGGCGCGGGCACGGCAGGCCAGGGCGGCCACGCGTCGTCGCCCCTCAAGAAGGCCTTCCACAGCAACGTCATCGCGCCACCCAAGTTCCCGCGCTCGACCACCTCGCTGGGGCCTAAGTCGTGGCTGGAGGACAACGTGTTTCGCGCCGACGGCAACAGTAACACTTTGTTGCCCCTCCAG GACCGCTCCAGGCTGTACGAGAGCCTCAACATGCATTCGCTGGAGAGCTCCCTGATTGACATCATGCGAGCCGAGCAGGATCCTCTGAAAG GCCGCATTGGATGCCTGAACCAGACTGCCGACGGGCTCCTCATGCTTAACG CCAGGAGCTATGGCAGACGTCGAG GGCGCTCTTCTCTTTTCCCCATTGACGACAATTTGCTGGATGACGGCCATGGCAACCAGGGGGTTCCGGGGGTCCTGGGCTCGGCCGGCTGCTACCCGCATCAGAACGGCGAGCGCATCGAGCGCTTTTCACGCAAGGTGTTTGTGGGCGGGTTGCCGCCCGACATAGACGAAG ATGAAATCACCTCCAGCTTCCGCCGCTTTGGTCACCTGGTGGTTGACTGGCCGCACAAAGCTGAGAGCAAGTCCTACTTTCCACCCAAAGGTTACGCCTTCCTGCTGTTCCAGGAGGAGACTTCTGTGCAAGCCCTGATTGAAGCCTGCATGGAGGAGGATGGCAAGCTCTACCTGTGTGTCTCCAGCCCTACCATCAAGGATAAACCT GTGCAAATCCGCCCGTGGAACCTGAGCGACAGCGACTTTGTGATGGACGGATCTCAGCCCCTGGACCCCCGCAAGACCATTTTTGTGGGAGGTGTCCCTCGTCCCCTGAGAGCAA TCGAACTGGCCATGATCATGGACCGCCTCTACGGGGGCGTCTGCTACGCCGGGATCGACACTGACCCGGAGCTTAAGTACCCCAAAGGGGCGGGGCGGGTGGCTTTCTCCAACCAGCAGAGCTACATCGCTGCTATCAgcgccagatttgtgcagctGCAGCATGGCGACATCGACAAGCGG GTGGAGGTGAAGCCGTACGTGCTGGACGACCAGCTGTGCGACGAGTGCCAGGGCGCTCGCTGCGGCGGCAAGTTTGCTCCCTTCTTCTGCGCCAACGTCACCTGCTTGCAGTACTACTGCGAGTTCTGCTGGGCCAACATCCACTCACGCGCCGGCCGTGAGTTCCACAAGCCTCTGGTCAAGGAAGGCGCCGACCGCCCGCGGCAGATCCACTTCCGTTGGAACTAG
- the ndnf gene encoding protein NDNF produces the protein MRQCKGWRSGLLLLVLLGVWGTLAQKLPTRDEGLFQMQIRDKSIFHDSSVIPDGAEISGYLFRDTPKRYYFVVEEDNTPLSVTVTPCDAPLEWTLTLQELPEEASGEASGEPEPLEQQKQQVTVDEGTELFTYKGNDVESYVAASTPSGLYQLELLSTEKDSNFKVYASTTPESDQPYPELPYDPRVDVTSLGRTTVTLAWKPTPTGFLMGQPVQYCVVINKEHNFKSMCAAEAKIGADDAFMLAPKPGRDFSPFDFAHFGFVPPGKERGLTSNKISRAYPAKPKMSDIHKLCIGNKNIFTVSDLKPDTQYYFDVFAVNSATNTSTAYVGTFARTKEEAQQKTVELKDGKVSDVFVKRKGSKFLRFAPVSSHQRVTLFVHACLDAVQVQVRRDGKLLLSQNVEGVRQFQLRGKPKAKYLIRLRGSRKGASTLKVLATTRAGSKQPFPSLPEDTRIKAFDKLRTCSSVTVAWLGTQERNKYCVYRKEVADDYGEEQRRREQNRCAGPEMRRKSEKVLCKYFYSPNLQKAVTTETVAGLEPGKSYLLDVYVVAHSGHSVKYQSKLVKTRKYC, from the exons ATGAGGCAGTGTAAAGGCTGGAGGAGTGGGCTGCTGCTACTGGTTCTGCTGGGGGTTTGGGGGACTTTGGCGCAGAAGCTGCCCACGCGAGATGAGGGACTTTTCCAGATGCAGATCCGAGACAAATCCATCTTCCACGACTCATCCGTCATTCCCGACGGAGCCGAGATCAGTGGCTACCTCTTCAGAGACACGCCCAAAAG ATACTACTTTGTGGTGGAAGAAGACAACACGCCGCTGTCGGTGACGGTGACCCCGTGTGACGCGCCGTTGGAGTGGACGTTGACGCTGCAGGAGCTGCCAGAGGAGGCCAGCGGCGAGGCGTCAG GGGAGCCCGAGCCGTtggagcagcagaagcagcaggtGACGGTGGACGAGGGCACAGAGCTGTTCACCTACAAGGGCAACGACGTGGAGTCCTACGTGGCCGCCAGCACACCGTCCGGCCTCTATCAGCTTGAGCTGCTGTCCACCGAGAAGGACAGCAACTTCAAGGTGTACGCCTCCACCACGCCAGAGTCCGACCAGCCCTACCCGGAGCTACCCTACGATCCTCGGGTGGACGTCACCTCATTGGGTCGCACCACCGTCACCCTGGCCTGGAAGCCCACGCCCACCGGGTTCCTGATGGGCCAGCCGGTGCAGTATTGCGTGGTCATCAACAAGGAGCACAACTTCAAGAGCATGTGTGCCGCCGAGGCTAAGATTGGCGCCGACGACGCCTTCATGCTCGCGCCCAAGCCCGGCAGGGACTTCAGTCCGTTCGACTTTGCCCACTTCGGCTTCGTCCCGCCCGGCAAAGAACGAGGCCTGACGAGCAACAAGATCTCACGGGCGTACCCGGCCAAGCCTAAAATGTCGGACATTCACAAGTTGTGCAtcggaaacaaaaacatcttcaCCGTGTCTGACCTGAAGCCTGACACGCAGTACTACTTTGACGTGTTTGCCGTCAACTCGGCCACCAACACCAGCACGGCGTACGTGGGCACCTTTGCCCGCACCAAGGAGGAAGCCCAGCAGAAGACGGTGGAGCTCAAGGATGGCAAAGTGTCAGACGTGTTCGTCAAGCGAAAAGGCAGCAAGTTCCTCCGTTTCGCCCCCGTGTCGTCGCACCAGCGGGTGACGCTCTTCGTGCACGCCTGCCTGGACGCGGTACAGGTGCAGGTGAGGCGTGACGGCAAGCTGCTCCTCTCGCAAAACGTGGAGGGCGTGCGACAGTTCCAGCTGCGCGGCAAGCCCAAAGCCAAGTACCTGATCCGCCTGCGGGGAAGCCGCAAGGGCGCCTCCACCCTGAAGGTGCTGGCCACCACCCGAGCGGGCAGCAAGCAGCCTTTCCCATCCCTGCCCGAGGACACCCGTATCAAAGCCTTCGACAAGCTGCGCACCTGCTCCTCCGTCACCGTGGCCTGGCTGGGGACGCAAGAACGCAACAAATACTGCGTCTACCGCAAGGAAGTGGCCGACGACTACGGCGAGGAGCAGAGGCGGCGCGAGCAGAATCGCTGCGCGGGGCCCGAGATGCGGCGCAAGTCCGAGAAGGTCCTGTGCAAGTACTTCTACAGCCCCAACCTGCAGAAGGCGGTGACCACGGAGACGGTGGCAGGGCTGGAGCCCGGCAAGAGCTACCTGCTGGACGTCTACGTGGTGGCGCACAGCGGCCACTCTGTCAAGTACCAGAGCAAACTGGTGAAAACGAGGAAGTACTGCTAA